One Comamonas odontotermitis genomic window, CCAGCATGGCAGGCACCGCCACCCACATGGCCATCTGCACGGTGTGCAGCACAAACACGCCACCATTCAAGCGCAGCAGATCGGCGTGCCGGAGCACATCGCGCAGGCTGCCGCGTGGGCCGCCATGGTGCACCATCGGCTCGGGCGGCACCACCCACAGCACCACGGCAATCCCTGCCAGCGCCAGGCCACAGGTCAGCAGAAACAGGCCCGAAAGGCCGATATGCACCACCAGCAGCGGGCTGATCACCAGGGCCAGCGCAAACATCAGGCCAATGCTGGCCCCTACGAGTGCCATGGCCTTGGTACGTACGGCATCGCGCGTCTGGTCGGCCAGGAGCGCCGTCACCGCAGCTGAAACGGCGCCTGCACCCTGCAGCGCACGGCCGATCAGCAGCGTGTGCAGATTGCCCGCAAGCCCGGCGAGCAGACTGCCTGCCGCAAATACCAGCAGGCCCAGCACGATCACTTTCTTGCGACCCAGCCGGTCGGAGGCCATGCCCAGCGGCAATTGGCACACCGCCTGTGTGAGCCCATAGATGCCCATGGCCAGCCCCACCAGCGCCGGATCATCTCCGCCAGGGTACTTGCGTGCCTCCAGCGCAAAGACGGGCAGCACCAGGAACAGTCCGAGCATGCGCAGCGCGAAGATCAACGCCAGGCTCACGCTGGCACGCCGCTCGGCAGGCAGCATGGCGGATGAAGAAGAGGATGGACGGGAGGAGCGCGGCAAGGGAGAAATCAGAAGATGGGCCAAAAAAAGCAAGGGGCTGACATTCAGCCCGCAGCGCGACAAGGATTATCGCCAGCGGCAAGTGTAGGGCGGCGCCACAATCCTTACAGACAACAGGAAACAACACGCTTCCAAATCAATAGCTGCATGCACTGATTTGGCGTATGTATATTCCATTTTCTATCGCTGTACTTGCGCGACATCAACATCTTTTGCGCCCTGTGGCATGGCTATTTGCCCTGTACAACCTTGGCGCCAAAGTGCGTCGGTCACACACAAAACCCGCTGGCTGGCTATCATGGGGAGTTTTGGTTCTTCGCGCCACCCATGCCACCACGCACTCCGACCATTCCCAATGCCGCCCTCGATCTGCACGCCGAACTGGGTGAACCCCCGGCGCAGGACGATGGCCGCTACCTGGGTGCGCGCCTGGCGCACAGCCGCATCTCCATCCGTGGCGCACGCACCCACAACCTCAAGAACATCGATCTCGACATCCCGCGCCACCAGCTGGTGGTGATCACCGGGCTGTCGGGCTCGGGCAAATCGAGTCTGGCGTTTGACACCCTGTATGCCGAGGGGCAGCGCCGCTATGTCGAGAGCCTGTCGGCCTATGCGCGCCAGTTCCTGGGTCGGCTCGACAAACCCGATGTCGACCTCATCGAAGGCCTGTCGCCAGCCATCTCCATCGAGCAGAAGGCAACCAGCCACAACCCGCGCTCCACCGTGGGCACGGTGACCGAAATCCACGACTACCTGCGCCTGCTGTATGCCCGCGCCGGCACGCCGTTCTGCCCGGACCACAACCTGCCGCTCGCGGCGCAGACCGTGAGCCAGATGGTGGATGCGATCCTGGCGCTGCCGCAGGACACCAAGCTGATGATCCTCGCCCCCGTGGCGCGCGGCAAGAAGGGCGAGTTCGTCGAGCTGTTCGCCCAGATGCAGGCGCTGGGCTATGTGCGCTTTCGGGTCGATGGACAGATGTACGAGCACGAAGCGCTGCCGCCTCTGGCAAAGAACGAGAAACACGATATCGACGTGGTGATCGACCGCGTCAAGATCCGCCCCGATGTGCAGCAGCGCCTGGCCGAGAGCATTGAGGCGGCGCTGCGCGTAGGCGGCAACGAAGGTAATGGCCGTGTGCTGGCCATGGAGATGGACACCGGCAAGGAACATCTGTTCAGCAGCAAGTTCTCGTGCCCGATCTGCAGCTACGCGCTGGCGGAGCTGGAGCCGCGGCTGTTCTCGTTCAACTCGCCCCACGGTGCCTGCCCTTCCTGCGACGGCCTGGGCGTGCATGAGGTGTTCGACGTTGACCGCGTCGTGGCATTCCCCTCGCTGAGTCTCGCCAGCGGCGCGATCAAGGGCTGGGACCGCCGCAATGGCTATTACTTTGCCATGCTGGAGAGCCTGGGCCGCCACTACAAGTTCGACATTGAGCAGCCTTTCGAGAGCCTGCCGGACAACGTGCGGCAGGTGGTGCTGTACGGATCGGGCAGCGAAGACATCGCCTTCAAGTACGAACTGGCCAGCGGCGAAAACGCAGGCAAGCTGATCACCAAGAAACACCCCTTTGAAGGCATCCTGCCCAATATGGCAAGGCGCTATCGGGAAACCGATTCCAGCATCGTGCGCGATGAGCTCTCGCGCTACCAGAGCGTGCAGCCCTGCCCCGATTGCCACGGCGCGCGCCTGCGCCGCGAGGCACGCTTTGTGCGCGTGGGCGAAGGGGACGAGGCCCGTGCCATTCAGGACGTGAGCCATGTCACCCTGGCCGAAGCCTATGACTGGTTCAGCCATCTGCACCTCTCCGGCGCCAAGGCCGATATCGCCGCGCGCGTGATCCACGAAATCCGCACGCGCCTGCAGTTCCTCAACGACGTGGGCCTGACCTACCTCAGCCTGGACCGCAGCGCCGAAACGCTCTCGGGCGGCGAGGCGCAGCGCATCCGGCTGGCTTCGCAGATCGGCAGCGGCCTGACGGGGGTGATGTACGTGCTCGACGAGCCCTCCATCGGCCTGCACCAGCGCGACAACGACCGCCTGATCGCCACCCTGATGCACCTGCGCGACATCGGCAACAGTGTGATCGTGGTCGAACACGACGAAGACATGATGCGCGCGGCCGACCAGATCATCGACATGGGACCAGGCGCCGGCGTGCACGGTGGCCGGGTGATGGCACAGGGCAGCTATGCCGACATCTGCGCCAATGCGCAGTCGCTGACTGGCCAGTACCTGAGCGGGAAAAAGACCATTGCCGTACCCCCGCGCCGCACCCCCTGGCTGCCGGTGCTGGAGGGCACAGTGGGAGCACCTGCGGGCAAGCCCGAGGGAGCCAAGGCGGAGTCGCATTTTCCGACCGTGGAAGCCTCTCTCGCCAAGAAGACTCCCAAAAAGGGAGCAGTCAGCGCTCGCCAGTCAAGCGCAAGCAATACATCCGGCATCAAAAACATCGATCCGCACGCCGTGCAGACCCTGCGGGTGGCGGGCGCCAGCGGCCACAATCTGCACCATGCCACGGTGGATTTTCCGGTAGGCCTGTTCACCTGTGTGACCGGTGTCTCGGGCTCGGGCAAATCCACGCTCGTCAACGACACCTTGTACGCTGCGGCGGCGCAAAAGATCAACCGCGCGCAGGGCGATGTGGCGCCGTATGACGAGATCGAGGGGCTCGACTACTTCGACAAGGTCATCAACGTGGACCAGTCCCCCATTGGCCGCACGCCGCGCAGCAACCCGGCCACCTACACTGGTCTGTTCACGCCCATCCGCGAGCTGATGGCCGAGACCAACACCGCCAAGGAACGCGGCTACGGCCCAGGACGCTTTTCCTTCAACGTGGCCGGTGGCCGTTGCGAAGCCTGCCAGGGCGATGGCATGGTGAAGGTGGAGATGCATTTTCTGCCTGACGTGTACGTGCCCTGCGATGTGTGCCACGGTCAGCGCTACAACCGCGAAACCCTGCAGGTGCAGTGGAAGGGCCAGAACATTGCGCAGATACTGGACATGACGGTGGAGGATGCGCACACCTTCTTCAAGGATGTGCCGACCATCGCGCGCAAGCTGCAGACCTTGTTGGATGTGGGCCTGTCGTACATTCGCCTGGGTCAGAGCGCGACCACCCTGTCGGGTGGCGAGGCGCAGCGTGTCAAGCTCGCGCAGGAGCTCTCCAAGCGCGACACCGGCCGCACGCTCTACATTCTGGACGAGCCCACCACCGGCCTGCATTTTGCCGATATCGACCTGCTGCTGAAGGTGTTGCACCAGTTGCGCGACGCGGGCAACACCATCGTCGTGATCGAGCACAACCTGGACGTGATAAAAACCGCCGACTGGGTCATCGACATGGGCCCAGAGGGCGGTGCAGGCGGCGGCCAGGTGGTAGCACAGGGCACCCCCGAAGAAGTGGCAGCCAACCCGGCAAGCCATACCGGGCGGTATCTGGCGCCTTACCTTCAGGCCTGAGCCCATCACTTTCAGACGCAGCCTGCCATCCGATGACCAATACCCAGGAACGCCACACTGCGCCTATGTCCGCGAGCCTGATTTTTCGCACCGCACACATTGCCGACCTGCCCGCCATCATTGCCTTGCTGGCGGACGATGCCCTGGGCCGCGAACGTGAGGTGCTGGCCAACCCGCCAGACTCGCGCTATATCGCGGCATTTGAAGCCATCTGCGCTGATTCGAGCCAGCGCCTCGTGGTGGCCGAGCTGCAGGGCCAGGTCGTGGGAACACTGCAGCTGTCCTTTGTGCCCGGCCTGTCGCACACCGGGTCCTGGCGCGGCCAGATCGAGTCGGTACGCATCGCTGCTGCATTGCGCGGCATTGGCGCAGGCCAGCAGATGTTGGAGTGGGCGGTGGCGCAGTGCCGTGAGCGGGGCTGCTCGGTCGTGCAACTGACCACCGACAAAAGCCGCACCGATGCGCACCGCTTCTACCAGAAGCTTGGCTTCGAGCCCAGCCATCTGGGCTTCAAACGCAAGCTGTAAGCCGCCTTTGAGCAGTTCTTACGGCACCAGGCGAATCAGCTTGCCGTCGGGCCCATCCGTCAGCAGATAGACCAAGCCATCCACTCCCTGGCGCACATCGCGGATGCGCTCGCCCAGCGACTCGTACAAGCGCTGCTCGCCGGTGATGCGTCCATCCTGTACCTGCAGCTTGGCGAGACTGCGTGATTTCAGCCCACCCACCAGCAAACTGCCCTTCCAGCCCGGCCCGTAACGATCGCTGGTGATAAAAGCCATGCCCGATGGCGCGATGCTGGGCACCCAGTAATGCAAGGGCTGCTCCATGCCAGCTTTCTGCGCGCCCTCACCAATCTTGCCGCCGCCATATTCTTCGCCGTAGGTGATGACGGGCCAGCCGTAGTTTTTGCCAGGCTGCGGGCGGTTCACCTCGTCGCCGCCCTGGGGACCATGCTCGTGCTGCCAAAGCTGGCCATCAGGCCCCATCGTCAGGCCCTGGCTGTTGCGATGGCCGTAGCTGTAGATTTCAGGCAGCACATCCGGCTTGCCGACAAAGGGGTTGTCCCTGGGCACGCTCCCATTTGCGGCAATGCGCACCAGTTTGCCGTGGTGGTTGTCCAGTTTCTGCGCATCGTTGCGGTAGGAATAGCGATCGCCCAGGCTCAGGACCAGCGTGCCGTCGCGCGCCTGTGCAATGCGACAACCAAAATGCGCGCTGCTTTTGACCTTGGGGCGTTGGCTGAAGATCCGCTTGACCTCTTCAAGCTGGCGCTCATCCGCAGCAATACGTGCGCTGGCGAGCGCCGTGCTGTTGGTCTCCTTGTCTTGCCCGGGTTCGCTGTAGCAAAAGTAGATGCGGCGGTTGCTGGCAAACTGGCTGTCGGCCACCACATCCAGCAAACCGCCCTGCCCGCCGAATGCCACGGCGGGCACGCCTTTCAGCTCCGCCTGCTTTGCGCCCTGCGCGTTCAGCAGCCACAGCTTGCCCGCACGCTCGCTCACAAGCCAGCGTTGGTCGGGCAGGGGCGCAAGCGCCCATGGGTTGGCCAGGCCACTTGCCAGCACCTCAGGCTTGGGCAATGCGGGTTGCGCCAGCGCCACGCCTGCAGCCATGCACACGCCAGCAAAGACCGACAGCGGGCGCAGCGCGCTCCAGCGCAGTGGCATAGGCGACAGTGGCAGGAAATTCGGTGCCATGGGGCCTCCTCTTGGTCGACGCCAGACAGTACCATGGTGATCATGGACCAACACCTCAGTTCCCCTTCTGCCGCATCCAATTCCCTATCCGATTCCATCTGGGATTTCATCGTCATCGGTGCCGGCATGGCTGGCAGTTCCACTGCCTGGCAATTGGCAGAGCGCGCATCCGTGCTGGTGCTGGAGCGTGAATCGCAGCCCGGCTACCACACCACGGGCCGTTCTGCCGCGCTGTTTGAAGAGCATTACGGCCCCGCCCAGGTGCAGGCGCTGACACGCGCCAGCCGCATGTTTTACGAGCAGCCGCCAGCAGATTTTGCCGAGCAGCCCTTGGTGAGCCCGCGCGGCGTACTGTATGTGGCGAGCAACGACCAACTGCCGCAGCTGCGCAAGGAGTTTCAGAACGCACAGCTGCATTCCCCCCACGCCCGCTGGCTGGATACCACGGCCCTCAAGGCCCTGCTGCCTGCGCTGAACACCGAAGTACTGGTGGCCGGCTTTACCGACGATGGCGCCCGCGACCTCGATGTTCATGGCCTGCACCAAGGCTTCTTGCGCGGTCTGCGCCAGCGCGGCGGCCAGCTGTGGACCGATGCCGACGTGCAGGCACTGCAATGGAATGCCCAGGCACAGCGCTGGACCGTACAACTGGCCGATGGCCGCAGCGCACAGGCGCGCCACATCGTCAACGCCGCCGGCGCCTGGGCCGATGAGATGGGCCGTCTGGCAGGCGCCGCACCCATTGGCCTCACACCCAAGCGGCGCAGCGCATTCACCTTTGCCATGCCCGATGGCATGGACGGCCATGCCTGGCCGGCGGTGATCGATATCGATGAGCAGTGGTACTTCAAACCCGATGCAGGCCAGTTGCTCGGCTCTCCCGCGAATGCGGATGCGACTACGCCGCACGATGTGCAGCCCGAAGCGCTGGACATTGCCATTGGCATTGACCGCATCATGCAGGCCACGCAGTTCGACATACGCCGCCCCAGGCACACCTGGGCGGGCTTGCGCAGCTTTGTGGCAGACGGAGAAATGGTGATCGGCTGGGACACCCAGGCGCCACAGTTCCTGTGGGTGGCCGCACAGGGCGGCTACGGTATCCAGAGTGCGTATGGCTATTCGCTGTTGGCACGCAATCTGGCACTGAACGAGCCACTTGCCCCCGTGCTGCAGCAGCAAGGTGTGCAGCCCGATGCGCTGTCGCCACAGCGCCTGCAGACGCCGTAAAGGCTGGAGATCAGCAGGCCCGGCAGGGCCGGTTACCCCAGTCGACAGCGGGAGCATGCTGAGGATTGGGACGCCACTTTGGGTAGCAATACCGCAGTGCCAGCAAGGTGCCGCCCCCATCTCTACACTGGGCCAAAACAGCACAACAACAGCTCTGCCGCCATGTCTTCCTCTTCTTCGTCGTCGCCCCCGTTCAGCCCCCGGGATTTGATGCTCGCCATGGCCGTCGTTGTGATCTGGGGGGTGAATTTCGTGGTGATGAAATGGGGTCTGCGCAGCCTCACGCCCTTTGAGCTGGGCGCCATGCGCTATATCTGCGCGGCGTTTCCGCTGGTGCTGTTCATCAAGCCGCCCAAGGTGCACTGGCGCTGGGTGGTGCTGTTTGGCCTGCTGCAGGGCGTAGGGCAGTTCGGCTTTCTGTTCACGGCCCTCAAAGTCGGCATGACGGCGTCGCTGGCCAGCGTGATTCTGCAGACCCAGGTGTTTCTGACAGCCGTATGGACCTGGGTGCTGTTGCGCGGCAAGCCCGCACGCCCTTTGGTGGCGGGCATGTGCATTGCCGCACTGGGCCTGGGCTGCCTGCTAGTCAATGAGCTGCGCAGCAACGGCACGGGCGGCACCACGCTGGCAGGCCTGCTGCTGGTGCTGTGTGCGGCCACCTCGTGGTCCTGCTCGAACGTGGTGGTGCGCCTCGCGCAAAAGGAAAACGCCAGCTACGACCCGATCGCCTTCATCACCTGGGGCAGCCTGATGCCCATCATTCCGTTCATCGCGCTCTCGGCCTGGCTGGACGACGGCGATATTGGCAGATGGACACAGTTGCAGACCTGGCAGCAGATTCCGCTGCTGGCGTGGGCGTCCATTGCCTACCTGGGCTGGATTGCAACCACCATCGGCTACGGGCTGTGGACACAGCTGATCCAGCGCTACTCCGCCAATCGCGTGGCGCCCTTCAGCCTGTGTGTACCGGTGATTGGCCTGTCCACCGGCATGCTGATGCTGGATGAAAAGGTGACACCCTGGCAGTGGGCTGGCGCCGTGCTGGTAGTGCTGGCACTGGTGGTAGTGATCTGGGGTGGACAGCTGGTGGAGGCTGCGCGCAGGGAGCGTCTATAAAACAGCCTCCTGCGCTGGATCATAAAAGCGCAATTTGCTATTTATTTTATAGCGAAATGGTGCGTTATCAGCCCCACACCTTTCCGTCACTCTTCAATGTTGGCGGCGTCGACAATCTTCTTGTATTTGGCGACTTCCGTCTTCAGGAAGACTGTCATATCGACCTTGGGCGATGCCAGCACGTTGCCGGTTGCCTCCATCTTGGCGCGGAAGGCAGGCGACTGCAAGGTGTCGTTCAGTGCAGTCTTGAGTTTGGCAGCCACCGCTGCAGGCAGCTTGGCGGGTCCCATCAGCGCAAACCAGCTGTTGATATCCACATGCTTGAACTGCGGATTCTCGGCCAGGGCGGGGATATCCGGCGTTACGCTGGAGCGCTTCGCCTCGGTGGTGCCCAGCGCCACCACCTTGCCCGCCTTGATGTGCGGCAGGCCCGATGAGAGCACGAATACGCCGAATTCGAGGTTGTTGCCCACCAGATCATTCGTCAGCGGCGCCACTCCCTTGTAGGGCACATGGATCATGTCCAGGCCACCGCTTTGCTTGACCATTTCGCCCGCCAGATGCAAGGCGGTGCCGACGCCCGAGCTGCCATAGCTGTACTTGCCCGGATTTGCAGCCACCAGCTGAATGAAATCATTCGCGTTCTTGACGCCAGTGGAATGGGATGCCACCAGGACCATGGGCTGGGTGGCCACCAGGCCAATCGGCGCAAAATCCTTGAACACATCGTATTTGACGGCTTTGTTGATGAACGGCGCAATCGCCATCTCGTTATTGGCCGACACCAGCAGGGTGTAGCCATCTGCCGTGGCCTTGGCCACCTTCTGCGCCCCAATTGCGCCACCAGCCCCGCCCAGGTTCTCGATCACGACCGGTTGTTTCAATCGCTCGGACAGCTCGGTCGCCACAAGACGCCCCACCAGATCGGTACTGCCGCCAGGCGGGTAGCCCACCACGATGGTGATGGGTTTGCTGGGATAGTTGTCTGCTGCCAGCGCCGGGATCGCCAGCGTGCCGAGCGCCACAGCGCAGAAAACCGGCATCATGTGCCGGCGCTTCAAAAAGTTATGCATGGTTTCATCCTTGTGCGGCGCAGACACCGGAAAGTGCCGCACCAGCCATGCCCCATTGTGCCCACAAAGGAGAAGCAGACCAATCCAAAAGATTGATCACACGCCACACACTATAGCGGCCGGTTCAATCGCTTTTCCACCTGGCGGCGTTCCCAATCCGAGCCGAGAAACGGCACCCACTGGAACAGCCTGTTGGCTTGCAACAGCAACGCCAGGCCCCAGCCGAATGCGGGCCACACCACCCACCAGTAATGGCGCTGTGTGAATGCGTTGACCAGGGCCAGTACGGCGATGACAACGACATATAGCATCAGTTGCCGGTAAAAGCGGCCCAGTTTACGCACATGGCGCATCGCCAGCCATTCTTCCTGCGCGCGCTGCTGGTCGCTTGCAGTGGTCATTGGCGCGGGGGCTGGCGGTAAAGCGTTGTCCGCGTCTGGGCTGCCCGTTGTCTGTTCGGATGCATGCATGGCCGGAACTCCTCGTAATTGCTGAAAGTCCACCTCAAAGACGGACGCCAGCGATTTCCAGGTTTCGACCGTGGCACCACTGCCTTGCTCGATACGTTGAATGGTTCGCACGCTCAGGCCACTCAGTTCGGCCAGTTGTTGTTGGGACCACCCTCGTTGCAAACGCAGTTTTTGAACCAGCATGTCATTTCTCCTGAAACATCGCCACTGCAATGTGCCAAGTTTCCGTGTGCTGCACCACGCCAGCAGGCCGCCATCCGCACGACAGAGAGCCGACAGGCGCTGGACAGTGCCCCTCAGTCCACTGCGTTCAGCATGTCCCGCGTTTGCTGCGCAGCCAGACGCGCCGCCTGCGCGAAGTCGTCGCCCTGAGATGCGTACAGAACCGCACGCGAGGAATTGATGACGATGGGCCCCCCCCCGATGCGCGCTGCCTTGACCGTGGCCACGGCATCGCCGCCCTGCGCGCCCACGCCAGGAATCAGCAAGGGCAGCGACGGCGCAAGCGCACGCACGCGCTCGATTTCCTGCGGGCGCGTGGCGCCCACCACCAGGCCGAGCTGGCCATTGGTGTTCCACGGGCCCTGGGCCAGTTGGGCTACATGCTCGAACATCCGGGGATTGCCGGGCACATCAGCCAGCACCTGGGCCTGCAGGTCATCCCCCCCCGGGTTGGAGGTGCGGCACAACAGGAAGGCGCCCTTGCCTTCGTACTTCAGATAGGGTGTGATGGAGTCAAAACCCATGAAAGGCGATAAGGTCACCGCATCGGCGCCATAGCGCTCAAAGGCTTCCTTGGCGTATTGCTCGGCGGTCGATCCGATGTCGCCGCGCTTGGCGTCAAGAATCACCGGCACATGCGGTGCAACCGCACGCATGTGCGCCATCAGCTTTTCCAGCTGGTCCTCGGCGCGATGGGCCGCAAAGTACGCAATCTGCGGTTTGAAGCTGTTGACCAGGCCGTGGGTGGCATCCACGATGGCGGCACAGAAATCATAGATTCTGGACGCATCGCCCTTCATGGCCCCGGGAAAGCGGCTGGGTTCAGGATCCAGGCCCACGCACAGCATGGAGTTGTTTTGGGTGGCTGCGGCGCGCAGCTGGTCGATGAATGGCATGACCCGTATTGTAAAAGGCCGCCCTTGATGGGTTTTGCGCAGCTGACTGTGCCATGCGGGGATTGCAGTTACCATCGCTGCCCATGCCTACCCTGTCGCGAAAACAACTGATTACAT contains:
- a CDS encoding NAD(P)/FAD-dependent oxidoreductase, producing MDQHLSSPSAASNSLSDSIWDFIVIGAGMAGSSTAWQLAERASVLVLERESQPGYHTTGRSAALFEEHYGPAQVQALTRASRMFYEQPPADFAEQPLVSPRGVLYVASNDQLPQLRKEFQNAQLHSPHARWLDTTALKALLPALNTEVLVAGFTDDGARDLDVHGLHQGFLRGLRQRGGQLWTDADVQALQWNAQAQRWTVQLADGRSAQARHIVNAAGAWADEMGRLAGAAPIGLTPKRRSAFTFAMPDGMDGHAWPAVIDIDEQWYFKPDAGQLLGSPANADATTPHDVQPEALDIAIGIDRIMQATQFDIRRPRHTWAGLRSFVADGEMVIGWDTQAPQFLWVAAQGGYGIQSAYGYSLLARNLALNEPLAPVLQQQGVQPDALSPQRLQTP
- a CDS encoding EamA family transporter, with translation MSSSSSSSPPFSPRDLMLAMAVVVIWGVNFVVMKWGLRSLTPFELGAMRYICAAFPLVLFIKPPKVHWRWVVLFGLLQGVGQFGFLFTALKVGMTASLASVILQTQVFLTAVWTWVLLRGKPARPLVAGMCIAALGLGCLLVNELRSNGTGGTTLAGLLLVLCAATSWSCSNVVVRLAQKENASYDPIAFITWGSLMPIIPFIALSAWLDDGDIGRWTQLQTWQQIPLLAWASIAYLGWIATTIGYGLWTQLIQRYSANRVAPFSLCVPVIGLSTGMLMLDEKVTPWQWAGAVLVVLALVVVIWGGQLVEAARRERL
- the pyrF gene encoding orotidine-5'-phosphate decarboxylase, which produces MPFIDQLRAAATQNNSMLCVGLDPEPSRFPGAMKGDASRIYDFCAAIVDATHGLVNSFKPQIAYFAAHRAEDQLEKLMAHMRAVAPHVPVILDAKRGDIGSTAEQYAKEAFERYGADAVTLSPFMGFDSITPYLKYEGKGAFLLCRTSNPGGDDLQAQVLADVPGNPRMFEHVAQLAQGPWNTNGQLGLVVGATRPQEIERVRALAPSLPLLIPGVGAQGGDAVATVKAARIGGGPIVINSSRAVLYASQGDDFAQAARLAAQQTRDMLNAVD
- a CDS encoding Bug family tripartite tricarboxylate transporter substrate binding protein produces the protein MHNFLKRRHMMPVFCAVALGTLAIPALAADNYPSKPITIVVGYPPGGSTDLVGRLVATELSERLKQPVVIENLGGAGGAIGAQKVAKATADGYTLLVSANNEMAIAPFINKAVKYDVFKDFAPIGLVATQPMVLVASHSTGVKNANDFIQLVAANPGKYSYGSSGVGTALHLAGEMVKQSGGLDMIHVPYKGVAPLTNDLVGNNLEFGVFVLSSGLPHIKAGKVVALGTTEAKRSSVTPDIPALAENPQFKHVDINSWFALMGPAKLPAAVAAKLKTALNDTLQSPAFRAKMEATGNVLASPKVDMTVFLKTEVAKYKKIVDAANIEE
- the uvrA gene encoding excinuclease ABC subunit UvrA — encoded protein: MPPRTPTIPNAALDLHAELGEPPAQDDGRYLGARLAHSRISIRGARTHNLKNIDLDIPRHQLVVITGLSGSGKSSLAFDTLYAEGQRRYVESLSAYARQFLGRLDKPDVDLIEGLSPAISIEQKATSHNPRSTVGTVTEIHDYLRLLYARAGTPFCPDHNLPLAAQTVSQMVDAILALPQDTKLMILAPVARGKKGEFVELFAQMQALGYVRFRVDGQMYEHEALPPLAKNEKHDIDVVIDRVKIRPDVQQRLAESIEAALRVGGNEGNGRVLAMEMDTGKEHLFSSKFSCPICSYALAELEPRLFSFNSPHGACPSCDGLGVHEVFDVDRVVAFPSLSLASGAIKGWDRRNGYYFAMLESLGRHYKFDIEQPFESLPDNVRQVVLYGSGSEDIAFKYELASGENAGKLITKKHPFEGILPNMARRYRETDSSIVRDELSRYQSVQPCPDCHGARLRREARFVRVGEGDEARAIQDVSHVTLAEAYDWFSHLHLSGAKADIAARVIHEIRTRLQFLNDVGLTYLSLDRSAETLSGGEAQRIRLASQIGSGLTGVMYVLDEPSIGLHQRDNDRLIATLMHLRDIGNSVIVVEHDEDMMRAADQIIDMGPGAGVHGGRVMAQGSYADICANAQSLTGQYLSGKKTIAVPPRRTPWLPVLEGTVGAPAGKPEGAKAESHFPTVEASLAKKTPKKGAVSARQSSASNTSGIKNIDPHAVQTLRVAGASGHNLHHATVDFPVGLFTCVTGVSGSGKSTLVNDTLYAAAAQKINRAQGDVAPYDEIEGLDYFDKVINVDQSPIGRTPRSNPATYTGLFTPIRELMAETNTAKERGYGPGRFSFNVAGGRCEACQGDGMVKVEMHFLPDVYVPCDVCHGQRYNRETLQVQWKGQNIAQILDMTVEDAHTFFKDVPTIARKLQTLLDVGLSYIRLGQSATTLSGGEAQRVKLAQELSKRDTGRTLYILDEPTTGLHFADIDLLLKVLHQLRDAGNTIVVIEHNLDVIKTADWVIDMGPEGGAGGGQVVAQGTPEEVAANPASHTGRYLAPYLQA
- a CDS encoding MFS transporter — encoded protein: MLPAERRASVSLALIFALRMLGLFLVLPVFALEARKYPGGDDPALVGLAMGIYGLTQAVCQLPLGMASDRLGRKKVIVLGLLVFAAGSLLAGLAGNLHTLLIGRALQGAGAVSAAVTALLADQTRDAVRTKAMALVGASIGLMFALALVISPLLVVHIGLSGLFLLTCGLALAGIAVVLWVVPPEPMVHHGGPRGSLRDVLRHADLLRLNGGVFVLHTVQMAMWVAVPAMLVQAGLPKAEHWHVYLPAVVLSFVAMGALFSMERKGRLRAALLGAIALVLVVQVGLGMLAAGGSIPTIWCMALLMFVFFCGFNALEATQPSLVSRMAPAPLRGAALGCYNTLQSLGLFAGGALGGVLAKWAGPAGLFAVTAVLTLLWLVLTWPLRPVARADHSGEAGRVSAGNGSAR
- a CDS encoding PQQ-dependent sugar dehydrogenase, which encodes MPLRWSALRPLSVFAGVCMAAGVALAQPALPKPEVLASGLANPWALAPLPDQRWLVSERAGKLWLLNAQGAKQAELKGVPAVAFGGQGGLLDVVADSQFASNRRIYFCYSEPGQDKETNSTALASARIAADERQLEEVKRIFSQRPKVKSSAHFGCRIAQARDGTLVLSLGDRYSYRNDAQKLDNHHGKLVRIAANGSVPRDNPFVGKPDVLPEIYSYGHRNSQGLTMGPDGQLWQHEHGPQGGDEVNRPQPGKNYGWPVITYGEEYGGGKIGEGAQKAGMEQPLHYWVPSIAPSGMAFITSDRYGPGWKGSLLVGGLKSRSLAKLQVQDGRITGEQRLYESLGERIRDVRQGVDGLVYLLTDGPDGKLIRLVP
- a CDS encoding GNAT family N-acetyltransferase, whose protein sequence is MSASLIFRTAHIADLPAIIALLADDALGREREVLANPPDSRYIAAFEAICADSSQRLVVAELQGQVVGTLQLSFVPGLSHTGSWRGQIESVRIAAALRGIGAGQQMLEWAVAQCRERGCSVVQLTTDKSRTDAHRFYQKLGFEPSHLGFKRKL
- a CDS encoding helix-turn-helix domain-containing protein produces the protein MLVQKLRLQRGWSQQQLAELSGLSVRTIQRIEQGSGATVETWKSLASVFEVDFQQLRGVPAMHASEQTTGSPDADNALPPAPAPMTTASDQQRAQEEWLAMRHVRKLGRFYRQLMLYVVVIAVLALVNAFTQRHYWWVVWPAFGWGLALLLQANRLFQWVPFLGSDWERRQVEKRLNRPL